One genomic window of Azospirillum sp. TSH100 includes the following:
- a CDS encoding efflux RND transporter periplasmic adaptor subunit, whose amino-acid sequence MRRFFWVLLVAALIGGGGYYWYATHKDGAGSKTASAEAPKAPAGAGRTVPVVTQTVATQAVPEQIVTIGSVQPIAAIAIKPRVDSAVETVAFTEGQEVKAGDTLFTLDSRSLDAQLRQAQANLERDRANLEKAKGDVKRYAELVRTSAISRTTYDAAVATADALEGTVKADLAAIEAAKVSLSFTRITAPMDGRTGTVNAKVGAMVRAADANPLVTLTQLRPINVSFNVPEKHLPAIRAAMASGSLPVTASIAGGHGQNPGGDKAEGKLSFVDSQVDQQTGTILVKGEFPNADTRLWPGQFVDTVLTLRVEQNALTIPDLAVQTGQKGRFVYVVKADETVEVRPVTVERSHGGLSVVASGLTAGERVVVDGQSRLFPGAKITEKAGGKPAAGQGAVAQGSGAGGAT is encoded by the coding sequence ATGAGACGGTTTTTCTGGGTCCTGCTGGTTGCCGCCCTGATCGGCGGCGGCGGGTACTATTGGTATGCGACGCACAAGGACGGGGCGGGCAGCAAGACGGCCTCGGCGGAAGCGCCCAAGGCACCGGCCGGCGCCGGCCGCACCGTCCCCGTGGTGACCCAGACGGTGGCGACGCAGGCCGTGCCGGAACAGATCGTCACCATCGGCAGCGTCCAGCCCATCGCCGCCATCGCCATCAAGCCGCGCGTCGACAGCGCGGTCGAAACGGTGGCCTTCACCGAAGGGCAGGAGGTCAAGGCCGGCGACACGCTGTTCACCCTCGACAGCCGCTCGCTCGACGCCCAGCTGCGTCAGGCCCAGGCAAATCTGGAGCGCGACCGTGCCAATCTGGAAAAGGCCAAGGGCGACGTGAAGCGCTATGCCGAGCTGGTGCGGACCAGCGCCATCTCGCGCACCACCTACGACGCCGCCGTCGCCACCGCCGATGCGCTGGAGGGCACGGTCAAGGCCGACCTCGCGGCGATCGAGGCGGCGAAGGTCTCGCTCAGCTTCACCCGCATCACCGCCCCTATGGATGGCCGCACCGGCACGGTGAACGCCAAGGTGGGTGCCATGGTCCGCGCTGCCGACGCCAACCCGCTGGTCACCCTGACCCAGCTGCGCCCGATCAACGTCTCCTTCAACGTCCCGGAAAAGCATCTGCCGGCGATCCGCGCCGCGATGGCCAGCGGATCGCTGCCGGTCACCGCCTCCATCGCCGGCGGCCATGGCCAAAATCCGGGGGGCGACAAGGCGGAGGGCAAGCTGTCCTTCGTCGACAGCCAGGTCGACCAGCAGACCGGCACCATCCTGGTGAAGGGCGAGTTTCCCAACGCCGACACCCGCCTGTGGCCCGGCCAGTTCGTCGACACCGTCCTGACCCTGCGGGTCGAGCAGAACGCCCTGACCATCCCCGATCTGGCGGTGCAGACCGGCCAGAAGGGCCGCTTCGTCTATGTCGTCAAGGCCGACGAGACGGTGGAGGTCCGCCCCGTCACTGTCGAGCGCAGCCATGGCGGCCTCAGCGTCGTCGCCTCCGGCTTGACGGCGGGCGAGCGGGTGGTTGTCGACGGCCAGTCGCGCCTGTTCCCCGGCGCCAAGATCACCGAGAAGGCCGGCGGCAAGCCCGCCGCCGGTCAGGGGGCCGTCGCCCAGGGCTCCGGTGCCGGGGGTGCGACGTGA
- a CDS encoding STAS domain-containing protein, with protein sequence MHITEQASNGVVVLHPVGRIDSGSTGEFESVLMSAIGGDGTRIVVDMAQLSYISSAGLRSLLVAAKAARAKRGSIVLSAMAPHIREMFDVSGFSSLFQIHADAAAAVAALEG encoded by the coding sequence ATGCACATTACCGAGCAAGCATCAAATGGTGTCGTCGTGTTGCACCCGGTGGGACGCATCGACAGCGGCAGTACAGGCGAATTTGAAAGCGTTCTAATGTCTGCCATCGGCGGGGATGGTACGCGGATCGTTGTCGACATGGCCCAGCTTTCCTACATCAGTTCTGCCGGACTTCGGTCCCTGCTGGTCGCCGCCAAGGCGGCCCGGGCAAAGCGGGGCTCGATCGTCCTGTCCGCGATGGCGCCGCATATCCGCGAGATGTTCGACGTCAGCGGCTTTTCGTCCCTGTTCCAAATCCATGCCGACGCGGCTGCGGCCGTCGCGGCGTTGGAGGGATGA
- a CDS encoding TetR/AcrR family transcriptional regulator — translation MPLDAEEIPDWRARRREVILTAAAELFAGRDYASVQVEEVAKRAGVGKATLYRYFPSKEELYLESLERALGGLEHKLNAELAPQQVSASIRLSAMVSALVGTLSEQLQTLKLLGGDQSDLADRTRRILRRRSQRTATAFQQVLADGMESGEFRKIDLEIVPLLIIGMVRGGIMQLGDRPREALERSVIDILMSGITNLPPFI, via the coding sequence ATGCCCCTTGATGCGGAAGAGATACCCGACTGGCGCGCTCGGCGGCGCGAGGTGATCCTCACCGCCGCGGCGGAGCTGTTCGCAGGCCGTGATTACGCCTCTGTCCAGGTGGAGGAGGTGGCGAAGCGGGCCGGCGTGGGCAAGGCCACGCTCTATCGCTACTTCCCCTCCAAGGAAGAGCTGTATCTGGAATCGCTGGAACGCGCGCTGGGCGGCTTGGAGCACAAGCTGAACGCCGAACTGGCGCCGCAGCAGGTTTCCGCCTCCATACGCCTGTCGGCCATGGTCTCCGCCCTGGTCGGGACCCTGAGCGAGCAGTTGCAGACGCTGAAGCTTCTGGGAGGCGACCAGTCGGATCTGGCCGACCGCACCCGCCGCATCCTGCGCCGCCGCAGCCAGCGCACCGCCACCGCCTTCCAGCAGGTGCTGGCCGACGGCATGGAATCCGGCGAGTTCCGCAAGATCGACCTGGAGATCGTTCCGCTGCTGATCATCGGCATGGTCCGTGGCGGCATCATGCAACTGGGCGACCGCCCGCGCGAGGCGCTGGAACGCTCCGTCATCGACATCCTGATGTCCGGCATCACCAATCTGCCCCCCTTCATCTAA
- a CDS encoding GNAT family N-acetyltransferase codes for MSVPPPATLPCGAIPLGAAAARAVAAVRLRAMAADLPAGLTVRLLDPDDAGLLADFRVRVVAMLEDPDYYRMAGEVGSFVADHLGDRGLAAGIFRRTTLVAYGALGLPGPEDPNRGRDLDLPEAELPLVAHLSSAMVDPAERGRGLHHRLIDWRIEVADALGRRHLVTTVSARNHASWSHLARHGLYPKRLVRVGGDLVRLLVHRDFAADPVFDPATAELVPVEELTARPDLFGRGQIWGRVSVAAGTPAATATATAAAAGAVDGATLRWYALCGRRRETR; via the coding sequence ATGAGTGTTCCGCCCCCCGCCACCCTCCCTTGCGGCGCCATTCCCCTGGGCGCCGCCGCCGCCCGCGCGGTGGCCGCCGTCCGCCTGCGGGCGATGGCGGCCGACCTGCCGGCCGGGCTGACCGTCCGCCTGCTGGATCCGGACGACGCCGGCCTGCTCGCCGACTTCCGCGTGCGGGTGGTGGCGATGCTGGAGGACCCCGACTATTACCGCATGGCGGGAGAGGTCGGGAGCTTCGTCGCCGACCATCTGGGCGACCGCGGGCTGGCCGCCGGCATCTTCCGCAGGACGACGCTGGTCGCCTATGGCGCCCTCGGCCTGCCGGGCCCCGAGGATCCCAACCGCGGCCGCGACCTCGACCTGCCGGAGGCGGAGCTGCCGCTGGTGGCGCATCTGTCGTCGGCGATGGTCGATCCGGCGGAGCGCGGGCGCGGCCTGCACCACCGGCTGATCGACTGGCGGATCGAGGTGGCGGACGCGCTGGGCCGCCGGCATCTCGTCACCACGGTCAGCGCCCGCAACCATGCAAGCTGGAGCCATCTCGCCAGGCACGGGCTCTATCCCAAGCGGTTGGTCCGCGTCGGCGGCGATCTGGTGCGGCTGCTGGTCCATCGCGATTTCGCCGCCGATCCGGTCTTCGACCCCGCCACCGCCGAACTGGTGCCGGTGGAGGAACTGACCGCCCGACCGGACCTGTTCGGGCGCGGCCAGATCTGGGGCCGTGTCTCGGTGGCGGCCGGTACCCCTGCCGCTACCGCTACCGCTACCGCTGCCGCTGCCGGGGCGGTGGACGGGGCGACGCTGCGCTGGTATGCGCTCTGCGGCCGTCGGCGCGAGACCCGCTGA
- a CDS encoding cytochrome b: protein MPSNAHSTTDQSYDPVSIAFHWITVILVLAIFVLALFPGLVKGSIALHKSLGLTVLALVPLRLVWRFTAGRQPRHNGNDPAFLRLAATGAHAALYLLLVVTPLLGWLFVDAKGMELSLFGMKMPALALYDRTFAWMVYAWKSWIAYGLLALIVAHAGAAIGYHAIIRRDGVLRSMMPSRRLPGVSA from the coding sequence ATGCCGTCGAATGCCCATTCAACGACCGATCAATCCTATGATCCGGTAAGTATTGCCTTCCACTGGATTACCGTCATCCTGGTTCTTGCGATCTTCGTGCTGGCGCTGTTCCCCGGCCTGGTCAAGGGCTCGATCGCCCTGCACAAGTCGCTCGGGCTTACGGTGCTTGCCCTGGTGCCGTTGCGTCTCGTCTGGAGGTTCACCGCCGGGCGCCAGCCGCGCCACAACGGGAACGATCCGGCGTTTCTGCGTCTCGCGGCGACCGGTGCGCATGCGGCCCTGTACCTGCTGCTGGTGGTGACGCCGCTGCTCGGCTGGCTGTTCGTCGATGCCAAGGGCATGGAGCTGAGCCTGTTCGGCATGAAGATGCCGGCGCTCGCGCTGTACGACCGGACCTTCGCCTGGATGGTCTATGCCTGGAAGAGCTGGATCGCCTACGGGCTGCTGGCGCTCATCGTCGCCCATGCCGGCGCCGCGATCGGCTACCACGCGATCATCCGCCGCGACGGCGTGCTGCGCTCGATGATGCCAAGCCGCCGCCTCCCCGGCGTTTCCGCCTGA
- a CDS encoding efflux RND transporter permease subunit: MNLSELCIRRPVMTILLTAALVLSGLAAYRQLPTAALPRVDFPVVSVTATLPGASPETMAASVASPLEREFSTIAGIDTITSNSTLGNTSITIQFVLERDIDAAAADVQAAIARTQRRLPAEMTTPPSYRKVNPADQPILFLSLNSPTLPLAKLNDIAETLIQPKVATLPGVAQVQIYGSQKYAVRVQVNPNALALRGIGIDELQKALAAANANTPVGTLTGQQQQLVIAANPQLPDAAAFRQLIVAYRNSAPVRLGDVAQVLDSVENDRTASWLNGTRSIMLAVQRQPDANTVEVVDRVRELVPVFQTQLPAAAAIQVVNDRSESIRQAVEDVQFTLGLTIVLVVLVIFLFLRRLSATLIPALAVPISLIATAGGMHLLGFSVDNISLMALTLAVGLVVDDAIVMMENIVRYVEEGMKPFEAAIKGAREIGFTILSITLSLVAVFIPILLMGGVVGRLFHEFALVVTMSIGASAFVSLTLTPMMCSRFLTHNHDQKEGWFGRMLEGGFSALLNGYARTLRWTLRHRPLMGVVMIATVIGTALFYQAIPKGFFPTEDIGQIQVTTEARADIAFPSMAERQQQVAAIMKANPAVVDVISSVGVGGSTGNQGRMFITLKPRDQRASATEIIQQLRRQVNGIPGMAVYMQPVQNLRIGGRASKSLYQYTIQGLDLDELYQWSGRLEQSLRGIPILQDVTSDLQLNNPQAYVHIDREKAATLGLGVDQVRSTLYSAFGQRQVSTIYTPSNDYQVLIELEPKYQGDDNSLSRIYVRSTTTGKLVPLDAFARVERTAGPLAVNHQGQLPAVTLSFNLAPGASLGQAVDLIRASEREMGLPPTITTGFAGTAQVFQDAQAGQALLLSAAVLVIYIVLGVLYESFIHPLTILSGLPSAAIGALATLMLFNVELSVIAIIGILMLIGIVKKNAIMMIDFAVEARRNGSSAREAIEQACLLRFRPIIMTTMAAIMGTLPIAIAHGAAAELRQPLGLAVVGGLCVSQVLTLYITPSLYLYMEDFGHFMSNLFRGRKADIPHGPMPAGGDD, from the coding sequence GTGAACCTCTCCGAACTCTGCATCCGCCGTCCGGTGATGACCATTCTCCTGACGGCGGCCCTGGTGCTGAGCGGTCTGGCGGCCTACCGCCAGCTGCCCACCGCGGCGCTGCCGCGGGTTGATTTCCCGGTGGTCAGCGTCACCGCCACCCTGCCGGGCGCCTCGCCCGAGACGATGGCGGCCTCGGTCGCCAGCCCGCTGGAGCGCGAGTTCTCGACCATCGCCGGCATCGACACCATCACGTCGAACAGCACGCTCGGCAACACCAGCATCACCATCCAGTTCGTGCTGGAGCGCGACATCGACGCGGCGGCGGCCGACGTGCAGGCGGCCATCGCCCGCACCCAGCGCCGGCTCCCGGCGGAGATGACGACCCCGCCCAGCTACCGCAAGGTCAATCCGGCCGACCAGCCGATCCTGTTCCTGTCGCTGAACTCGCCGACCCTGCCGCTGGCGAAGCTGAACGACATCGCCGAAACGCTGATCCAGCCGAAGGTCGCCACCCTGCCGGGCGTCGCCCAGGTGCAGATCTACGGTTCACAGAAATACGCGGTGCGGGTGCAGGTCAACCCCAACGCCCTGGCGCTGCGCGGCATCGGCATCGACGAGTTGCAGAAGGCGCTGGCCGCCGCCAACGCCAACACACCGGTCGGCACCCTGACCGGACAGCAGCAGCAGCTGGTGATTGCCGCCAACCCGCAGCTTCCCGACGCCGCCGCCTTCCGCCAGCTGATCGTCGCCTACCGCAACAGCGCGCCGGTCCGTCTCGGCGACGTGGCGCAGGTGCTGGACAGCGTGGAGAACGACCGCACCGCCAGCTGGCTGAACGGCACCCGCAGCATCATGCTGGCGGTCCAGCGCCAGCCCGACGCCAACACGGTGGAGGTGGTCGACCGCGTGCGCGAGCTGGTGCCGGTGTTCCAGACCCAGCTTCCCGCCGCCGCCGCCATCCAGGTGGTCAACGACCGGTCCGAATCGATCCGTCAGGCGGTGGAGGACGTGCAGTTCACGCTGGGCCTGACCATCGTTCTGGTCGTGCTGGTGATCTTCCTGTTCCTGCGCCGGCTGTCCGCCACGCTGATCCCCGCGCTGGCGGTGCCGATCTCGCTGATCGCGACGGCCGGCGGCATGCATCTGCTGGGCTTCTCCGTCGACAACATCTCGCTCATGGCGCTGACGCTGGCGGTCGGCCTCGTCGTCGACGACGCCATCGTGATGATGGAGAACATCGTCCGCTATGTCGAAGAGGGGATGAAGCCGTTCGAGGCCGCGATCAAGGGCGCCCGCGAGATCGGCTTCACCATCCTGTCGATCACCCTGTCACTGGTTGCGGTCTTCATCCCGATCCTGCTGATGGGCGGCGTGGTCGGGCGGCTGTTCCACGAATTCGCCCTGGTCGTCACCATGTCGATCGGCGCCTCGGCCTTCGTGTCGCTGACGCTGACGCCGATGATGTGCTCGCGCTTTCTCACCCACAACCACGACCAGAAGGAAGGCTGGTTCGGCCGCATGCTGGAGGGTGGGTTCTCCGCCCTGCTGAACGGCTATGCCCGCACCCTGCGCTGGACCCTGCGCCACCGGCCGCTGATGGGCGTGGTGATGATCGCCACCGTCATTGGCACCGCGCTGTTCTATCAGGCGATTCCCAAGGGCTTCTTCCCGACCGAGGACATCGGCCAGATCCAGGTGACGACGGAGGCGCGGGCCGACATCGCCTTCCCGTCGATGGCCGAGCGGCAGCAGCAGGTCGCCGCCATCATGAAGGCCAACCCGGCGGTGGTCGACGTCATCTCCTCCGTCGGCGTCGGCGGCAGCACCGGCAACCAGGGCCGCATGTTCATCACGCTGAAGCCGCGCGACCAGCGCGCATCGGCGACGGAGATCATCCAGCAGCTGCGCCGCCAGGTGAACGGCATCCCCGGCATGGCCGTCTACATGCAGCCCGTGCAGAATCTCCGCATCGGCGGCCGCGCGTCCAAGAGCCTCTACCAGTACACCATCCAGGGCCTCGATCTGGACGAGCTGTACCAGTGGTCCGGCCGGCTGGAGCAGAGCCTGCGCGGCATCCCGATCCTGCAGGACGTGACCAGCGACCTTCAGCTGAACAACCCGCAGGCCTATGTCCACATCGACCGCGAGAAGGCGGCGACGCTGGGCCTCGGCGTCGATCAGGTCCGTTCGACCCTGTACAGCGCCTTCGGCCAGCGGCAGGTCTCGACCATCTATACCCCCAGCAACGATTATCAGGTGCTGATCGAGCTGGAGCCGAAATACCAGGGCGACGACAATTCGCTGTCGCGCATCTATGTCCGCTCCACCACCACCGGCAAGCTGGTGCCGCTCGACGCCTTCGCGCGGGTGGAGCGCACCGCCGGTCCGCTGGCGGTCAACCACCAGGGCCAGCTTCCGGCGGTCACCCTGTCCTTCAACCTGGCGCCCGGCGCCTCGCTGGGGCAGGCGGTCGACCTGATCCGCGCGTCGGAGCGGGAGATGGGCCTGCCGCCCACCATCACCACCGGCTTCGCCGGCACCGCCCAGGTGTTCCAGGACGCCCAGGCCGGTCAGGCCCTGCTGCTGTCGGCGGCGGTGCTGGTGATCTACATCGTGCTGGGCGTGCTCTATGAGAGCTTCATCCACCCGCTGACCATCCTGTCCGGCCTGCCGTCGGCGGCGATCGGGGCGCTGGCGACGCTGATGCTGTTCAACGTCGAACTCAGCGTCATCGCCATCATCGGCATCCTGATGCTGATCGGCATCGTGAAGAAGAACGCGATCATGATGATCGACTTCGCGGTGGAGGCCCGGCGCAACGGCTCGTCGGCGCGCGAGGCCATCGAGCAGGCCTGCCTGCTGCGTTTCCGCCCGATCATCATGACGACGATGGCGGCGATCATGGGCACCCTGCCGATCGCCATCGCCCATGGCGCCGCGGCGGAGCTGCGCCAGCCGCTGGGCCTCGCGGTGGTCGGCGGCCTGTGCGTGTCGCAGGTGCTGACGCTCTACATCACGCCGTCGCTCTACCTCTACATGGAGGATTTCGGCCACTTCATGAGCAACCTGTTCCGCGGCCGCAAGGCGGATATTCCGCATGGTCCGATGCCGGCGGGTGGGGACGACTGA
- a CDS encoding BON domain-containing protein translates to MAQYENRWRGEGRDWRDDDREPNRHRDWGEAPQRSGVYEQDDGRHESMYRSQPHRHQDDQGRDWRESGYGGRVGNESGGYGRDAYSDDNRRDNSREMERVYDRSFGGGRDMNRGGYGAGYGGRSGSSGYGGYAGAGNAGTEGNYTSRDVGSADYRDRDYGVRPYGDRGYGSGDQRNRDYAARDYGSQGAGQGGGYGGGYESGRDRGDWGRAGMSRRDFGGSSSTSYGGGYERDDYRGRSWGEDRGGLYRSQEYRSQENRGRGDQRGFWEQAGDEIASWFGDDDAERRRHEDQMRASQHRGRGPRGYSRSDERVREDVSDRLTDDAYIDASDIEVTVSGGEVTLTGMVADRHTKRRAEDVAESVSGVSHVQNNLRVRSQTGTRADTGWGSSTGAGASAMASAGSSAPSASMGGTTGDHQGSDTTASGLGSNTGTGTSASGGPAGASAGTGSMAGSTTGVTGSTGIGRSSSTRS, encoded by the coding sequence ATGGCGCAATATGAAAATCGGTGGCGGGGCGAAGGCCGTGACTGGCGCGATGACGACCGCGAACCCAACCGGCACCGCGACTGGGGCGAGGCTCCGCAGCGGAGCGGCGTCTACGAGCAGGACGACGGCCGTCACGAGAGCATGTATCGCAGCCAGCCCCACCGTCATCAGGACGACCAGGGCCGCGACTGGCGAGAGTCCGGCTATGGCGGGCGCGTCGGCAATGAGTCGGGCGGCTATGGCCGCGATGCTTATTCCGACGACAACCGTCGCGACAATTCCCGTGAGATGGAGCGCGTCTATGATCGCAGCTTCGGTGGCGGGCGCGACATGAACCGTGGCGGCTATGGCGCCGGCTATGGCGGGCGGTCCGGCTCCAGCGGCTATGGCGGCTATGCCGGGGCCGGCAATGCCGGGACCGAGGGCAACTACACCAGTCGCGATGTCGGCAGCGCCGATTACCGCGACCGTGATTACGGAGTGCGCCCCTACGGCGACCGCGGCTATGGAAGTGGCGACCAGCGCAACCGTGATTACGCGGCGCGGGACTACGGCTCGCAGGGGGCGGGCCAAGGCGGCGGTTATGGTGGTGGCTACGAGTCCGGCCGCGACCGGGGTGATTGGGGCCGTGCTGGCATGAGCCGGCGCGATTTCGGCGGCAGTTCCTCCACCAGTTACGGCGGCGGCTACGAGCGCGACGATTATCGCGGCCGCTCCTGGGGCGAGGATCGCGGCGGCCTGTACCGCAGCCAGGAATACCGTTCGCAGGAAAACCGTGGCCGCGGCGATCAGCGCGGCTTCTGGGAACAGGCCGGCGACGAGATCGCCTCCTGGTTTGGTGACGACGATGCCGAGCGCCGCCGGCACGAGGACCAGATGCGCGCCTCCCAGCATCGCGGCCGTGGCCCGCGCGGCTACAGCCGCTCCGACGAGCGCGTGCGCGAGGATGTCAGTGACCGTCTGACCGACGACGCCTACATCGACGCCTCCGACATCGAGGTGACGGTGAGCGGCGGCGAGGTGACGCTGACCGGCATGGTCGCCGACCGTCACACCAAGCGCCGTGCCGAGGATGTCGCCGAATCCGTCTCCGGCGTGTCGCATGTGCAGAACAACCTGCGGGTCCGCAGCCAGACCGGAACCCGGGCCGATACGGGCTGGGGCAGTTCCACCGGCGCCGGCGCGTCGGCGATGGCGAGTGCCGGCAGCAGCGCCCCCTCCGCGTCGATGGGCGGGACGACTGGCGACCATCAGGGGTCCGATACCACCGCCAGCGGGCTCGGCAGCAACACCGGCACCGGCACCAGCGCCAGCGGTGGCCCGGCCGGGGCGTCGGCGGGCACCGGCTCTATGGCCGGTTCCACCACTGGCGTGACCGGCTCCACCGGCATCGGCCGTTCCTCCAGCACGCGGAGCTGA
- a CDS encoding response regulator codes for MMGSAIRPNILVVEDSPAVRLSVAGYLEGRGFEVTEAENGRAAIRALDRRSFDLIVTDVLMPEVDGIELIKAARSAQPDVKILAMSGGAPNMPAGYLLKMTRMFNADEIIYKPFLNEELGAAVARLLDQSLTN; via the coding sequence ATGATGGGAAGTGCCATTCGGCCCAACATCCTGGTCGTCGAGGATTCTCCAGCCGTGCGGCTGTCGGTTGCCGGTTATCTGGAGGGGCGTGGTTTCGAGGTGACCGAGGCGGAGAATGGCCGTGCGGCGATCCGCGCGCTCGACCGCCGCAGCTTCGACCTGATCGTGACCGACGTGCTGATGCCGGAGGTGGACGGGATCGAACTGATCAAGGCCGCGCGCAGCGCCCAGCCCGACGTGAAGATCCTCGCCATGTCCGGCGGCGCGCCCAACATGCCCGCCGGCTATCTGCTGAAGATGACCCGCATGTTCAATGCTGATGAGATCATCTACAAGCCGTTCCTCAACGAAGAGTTGGGGGCGGCGGTCGCCCGTCTGCTCGACCAGTCGCTGACAAATTAA
- a CDS encoding PAS-domain containing protein translates to MPTNPLPPADAPGPEPLSGDDLAVLALEQMDQGVMLVDADLTVRVINSRLYEMFDVPQGYMPGANYARIIQFLARRGEYGPGDPDAIADRHLDRARRADPPLYEHRRPDGRVLEVRTRLTSAGGFVRTYSDVTERRRAEDELALQRHMLRLTLENMGQGIVLLDRDLRYIAWNSNSLDILGVPEEVMRGNPALSDVVRHQIASGLVDLPAGAPDLGDDLDAKTRYLMDRIGRPEREFVYARPQGDGRFIEVRVVPLPDGGQVRTFTDITDRVIADEALRQSREILTGVIDAIPALIDVKDRDGTVRLTNRFYRDTYGPAAAPPPGPATDRAVAFDRLVVDSGQGVPFHEDRAPDGDGAMRDWLTTKMPLTDEGGEVTHIVTVALDITARKRAEAELRDAQASLIQAEKLASLAQLVAGVAHEVNTPIGVTLTAISHLGEEVGRIRTLFEENRIRRSDFQEFLNVAWESTRMILSNIERATGLIQSFKQVASDQASGERRPFDLAAYVDEVLLSLRPRLRGTGVTVELDIPAGLIVDGYPGSFAQVLSNLIINALVHAYDEGETGRILLSAREEPAGWIEMHYADDGKGIPADIRSRIFDPFFTTKRGLGASGLGLSICANIMTGTMRGSIALEDGREKGARFLLRFPVRLDA, encoded by the coding sequence TTGCCGACGAACCCTCTCCCTCCGGCCGACGCCCCCGGACCGGAGCCACTGAGCGGCGACGATCTGGCGGTGCTGGCGCTGGAGCAGATGGACCAGGGCGTGATGCTGGTCGATGCCGACCTTACGGTCCGCGTCATCAACAGCCGGCTCTACGAGATGTTCGACGTGCCGCAGGGCTACATGCCCGGTGCCAACTATGCCCGCATCATCCAGTTTCTCGCCCGTCGCGGCGAGTATGGCCCCGGTGACCCCGACGCCATCGCCGACCGCCATCTGGATCGGGCCCGCCGGGCCGACCCGCCGCTCTATGAGCACCGCCGCCCCGATGGCCGCGTGCTGGAGGTGCGGACCCGCCTGACCTCCGCCGGCGGCTTCGTCCGCACCTACTCAGACGTGACCGAGCGCAGGCGGGCGGAGGACGAGCTTGCGCTTCAGCGCCATATGCTGCGCCTGACGCTGGAGAATATGGGGCAGGGCATCGTCCTGCTCGACCGCGACCTTCGCTACATCGCCTGGAACAGCAATTCGCTGGACATCCTGGGCGTGCCGGAGGAGGTGATGCGCGGCAACCCGGCGCTGTCCGATGTCGTGCGTCACCAGATCGCCAGCGGCTTGGTCGATCTTCCGGCCGGCGCCCCCGATCTGGGCGACGATCTCGATGCCAAGACCCGCTACCTGATGGACCGCATCGGCCGGCCGGAGCGCGAGTTCGTCTATGCCCGCCCGCAGGGCGACGGCCGCTTCATCGAGGTGCGGGTGGTGCCGCTGCCGGACGGCGGGCAGGTGCGGACCTTCACCGACATCACCGACCGCGTCATCGCCGACGAGGCACTGCGCCAGAGCCGCGAGATCCTGACCGGCGTCATCGACGCCATTCCGGCGCTGATCGACGTCAAGGACCGCGACGGCACGGTGCGGCTGACCAACCGCTTCTACCGCGACACCTATGGTCCGGCCGCCGCGCCGCCGCCCGGACCGGCGACCGACCGCGCCGTCGCCTTCGACCGGCTGGTGGTGGACAGCGGCCAGGGCGTCCCCTTTCACGAAGACCGCGCGCCCGATGGCGACGGCGCGATGCGCGACTGGCTGACCACCAAGATGCCGCTGACCGACGAGGGCGGCGAGGTCACCCACATCGTCACCGTGGCGTTGGACATCACCGCGCGGAAGCGGGCGGAGGCCGAACTGCGCGACGCCCAGGCCAGCCTGATCCAGGCCGAGAAGCTGGCGTCCCTTGCCCAGCTGGTGGCCGGTGTCGCGCATGAGGTGAACACCCCGATCGGCGTCACCCTGACCGCCATTTCCCATCTGGGCGAGGAGGTCGGCCGCATCCGCACCCTGTTCGAGGAGAACCGGATCCGCCGCAGCGATTTCCAGGAATTCCTCAACGTCGCCTGGGAATCGACGCGGATGATCCTGTCGAACATCGAGCGCGCCACCGGCCTGATCCAGAGCTTCAAGCAGGTCGCCTCCGATCAGGCGAGCGGCGAGCGCCGCCCCTTCGACCTCGCCGCCTATGTCGACGAGGTGCTGCTGAGCCTGCGTCCCCGCCTGCGCGGCACCGGGGTGACGGTGGAACTGGACATCCCCGCCGGCCTGATCGTCGACGGCTATCCCGGATCCTTCGCACAGGTGCTGTCGAACCTGATCATCAACGCGCTGGTTCACGCCTATGACGAGGGCGAGACCGGCCGCATCCTGCTGTCCGCCCGCGAGGAACCGGCCGGCTGGATCGAGATGCACTATGCCGACGACGGCAAGGGCATTCCTGCCGACATCCGGTCCCGCATCTTCGACCCCTTCTTCACGACGAAGCGCGGCCTGGGCGCCAGCGGGCTGGGGCTCAGCATCTGTGCCAACATCATGACCGGCACCATGCGCGGCAGCATCGCGCTGGAGGACGGCAGGGAGAAGGGCGCGCGGTTCCTGCTGCGCTTTCCGGTGCGGCTCGACGCATGA